The proteins below are encoded in one region of Bacillus alveayuensis:
- a CDS encoding 5-formyltetrahydrofolate cyclo-ligase (product_source=KO:K01934; cath_funfam=3.40.50.10420; cog=COG0212; ko=KO:K01934; pfam=PF01812; superfamily=100950; tigrfam=TIGR02727) codes for MNKLQYRNMVKQKLALIKDDTYEKMSNQIAHRLYENTYWKTAATIGITISKGKEVNTYPIIQQGWEEGKKIAVPKCYPKEKRMEFRYIHSFDQLESVYFGLKEPIVAETELCEAKEIDLMIVPGIVFDPKGYRIGYGGGYYDRYLKHFHQQTISLAFSCQIIDKIPFDDHDIPVKQIITEIGTVNCIHDGR; via the coding sequence TTGAATAAGTTACAATACCGTAACATGGTCAAACAAAAATTGGCTTTAATAAAAGATGATACTTACGAAAAGATGTCTAATCAAATCGCTCATCGCTTATATGAAAACACGTACTGGAAAACGGCAGCCACTATTGGGATAACGATATCGAAAGGAAAAGAAGTCAATACGTATCCAATTATACAACAGGGTTGGGAAGAAGGAAAAAAGATAGCTGTTCCCAAATGTTATCCAAAAGAAAAGCGGATGGAATTTCGATATATTCATTCATTCGACCAGTTAGAATCTGTATACTTTGGATTAAAAGAGCCAATTGTTGCTGAAACGGAGCTTTGTGAAGCAAAGGAAATAGATCTAATGATTGTTCCAGGTATTGTTTTTGATCCGAAAGGCTACCGGATTGGATATGGAGGGGGTTATTACGATCGCTATTTAAAACATTTTCATCAGCAAACGATTTCACTTGCTTTTTCATGTCAGATAATTGATAAAATTCCATTTGATGACCATGATATACCTGTGAAACAAATAATTACAGAAATAGGTACGGTGAACTGTATACATGACGGCCGTTAA
- a CDS encoding hypothetical protein (product_source=Hypo-rule applied; transmembrane_helix_parts=Inside_1_6,TMhelix_7_25,Outside_26_61), whose protein sequence is MKQLKSLILLFIGVLMIVQFRYQILNMLLGQKIIRHIFISLALNIPYMKERFLKNALLFQS, encoded by the coding sequence ATGAAACAATTAAAAAGTTTGATCCTGTTATTCATAGGTGTTTTGATGATTGTTCAATTTCGTTATCAAATATTAAACATGCTTCTTGGACAAAAAATCATTCGTCATATTTTCATTAGTCTTGCTCTTAATATTCCGTATATGAAAGAACGTTTCCTCAAAAATGCATTATTATTTCAATCTTAA
- a CDS encoding hypothetical protein (product_source=Hypo-rule applied; cath_funfam=1.10.10.60; superfamily=46689; transmembrane_helix_parts=Outside_1_3,TMhelix_4_21,Inside_22_120) gives MEFVIVLLFLISIVLLGISFTGRDHFKELEQEVEHLSVSAMQEIYKIKKKMRVFEEELLQSGNGSISQNTQPIINFDYYTKNQILTKYKQGMSITDIAKSENVTAEEVKLIIEQNKRELS, from the coding sequence ATGGAATTCGTGATTGTTTTATTATTTTTAATAAGTATCGTCTTATTAGGAATATCATTTACTGGACGGGATCACTTCAAAGAATTAGAGCAAGAAGTGGAACACTTATCCGTCTCAGCTATGCAGGAAATATATAAAATTAAGAAAAAAATGAGAGTTTTTGAAGAAGAGCTTTTACAAAGTGGAAACGGCTCAATTAGTCAAAACACTCAACCTATTATTAATTTTGATTACTATACAAAAAATCAAATCCTAACAAAATATAAACAAGGAATGTCCATTACGGATATCGCCAAATCTGAAAATGTGACAGCTGAAGAAGTAAAACTAATTATTGAACAAAATAAGAGGGAGTTATCATGA
- a CDS encoding uncharacterized protein (TIGR00297 family) (product_source=TIGR00297; cog=COG1836; pfam=PF01940; tigrfam=TIGR00297; transmembrane_helix_parts=Outside_1_14,TMhelix_15_37,Inside_38_66,TMhelix_67_89,Outside_90_132,TMhelix_133_155,Inside_156_161,TMhelix_162_184,Outside_185_222,TMhelix_223_242,Inside_243_243) translates to MKLLTFTGSLAAFAIGLSIYIGFGWNGLIVLGIFFASSSLWSKYKKEKKQSLEKIVEKGDQRDSFQVLANGGIPAIMAICSFIYYDVAPWESLFAVAIASANADTWASEIGTLSKRKPRLLWSFKEVDIGTSGAVTMLGTLAAFYGASLIGIAFYMLFTQDVIVLFTVILFGFIGSLLDTVLGSTLQVKYRCKVCRIKTEKKVHCNNRAQKIHGLSFMNNDGVNFLSITLATLLSYLFYILIF, encoded by the coding sequence TTGAAGCTATTAACTTTTACTGGGTCTCTCGCAGCATTTGCAATTGGGTTAAGCATTTATATTGGCTTTGGCTGGAATGGACTAATCGTATTGGGCATCTTTTTTGCATCATCGAGTTTATGGAGTAAATATAAAAAAGAAAAGAAACAAAGTCTTGAAAAAATTGTAGAAAAAGGAGATCAGCGCGATAGCTTTCAAGTATTAGCCAATGGTGGTATTCCCGCAATCATGGCCATTTGTTCTTTTATCTATTATGATGTAGCTCCATGGGAGTCGTTATTTGCCGTTGCGATTGCAAGCGCTAATGCTGACACTTGGGCATCAGAAATAGGAACTTTAAGTAAAAGAAAACCACGGTTATTATGGTCATTTAAAGAAGTGGATATAGGGACTTCAGGTGCGGTGACAATGCTTGGTACACTGGCTGCTTTTTACGGTGCCAGTCTCATCGGAATAGCATTCTATATGTTATTTACACAGGATGTTATTGTTTTGTTTACGGTAATCCTGTTTGGGTTTATCGGAAGCCTTTTGGACACGGTATTAGGGAGTACTTTACAAGTGAAATATCGATGTAAAGTATGCCGTATCAAGACGGAAAAAAAGGTTCATTGCAATAATCGTGCGCAAAAAATACACGGCTTATCCTTTATGAACAATGATGGGGTCAATTTTTTATCCATAACGCTAGCCACATTGCTTTCTTATTTGTTTTATATTTTGATTTTTTAA
- a CDS encoding large subunit ribosomal protein L33 (product_source=KO:K02913; cog=COG0267; ko=KO:K02913; pfam=PF00471; superfamily=57829; tigrfam=TIGR01023), which translates to MRVNITLACTECGERNYISTKNKRTNTERIELKKYCPRDKKHTLHRETK; encoded by the coding sequence ATGCGTGTAAATATCACGTTAGCTTGCACAGAATGTGGTGAGCGTAACTATATTTCGACAAAAAATAAACGCACAAATACAGAACGTATAGAGTTAAAAAAATATTGTCCAAGAGATAAGAAGCATACTTTACATCGTGAAACAAAATAA
- a CDS encoding stage V sporulation protein AF (product_source=KO:K06408; ko=KO:K06408; pfam=PF03323; superfamily=50447; transmembrane_helix_parts=Inside_1_289,TMhelix_290_312,Outside_313_331,TMhelix_332_354,Inside_355_358,TMhelix_359_381,Outside_382_385,TMhelix_386_408,Inside_409_414,TMhelix_415_437,Outside_438_487) encodes MKQKKIEHKVSAEIRKNRHFLNEKLGVDKSFDVIKLDVTYAERDMTFYMIDGFVKDDILHYLMEFLAKQKRETLEKHTLEKLIKTYIPYVEIDTTDDLEKIVDYVLAGPSVLIVDGLEYAIVIDARTYPVRGPEEPDMERVVRGSRDGFVETIVFNTALTRRRVRDPSLRMEYIQVGRRSKTDIVVCYIEDIADRHHVEEVKKALARIDTDGLPMAEKTIEEFLSGRHWNPYPLVRYTERPDTAAVHLFEGHVIIFVDGSPSALITPTTFWHHLQHMEEYRNKPFTGAYLRFVRFIGVFASIFLLPLWYLLAENREMVPNFMGFIGTKEEGSVPLLLQFIIIELGIDLLRMAAIHTPSSLATALGLIAALMIGQVAVEVGLLSNEVILYLSMAAIGTFATPSYELSLANRLTRMGLLLAAGWLGLLGYVIAATLWLLMLARLKSFQVPYLWPFIPFNYRALRDVFIRSPIPLKNRRPRFLHPRDPDR; translated from the coding sequence ATGAAACAAAAAAAGATTGAACATAAAGTTTCAGCGGAAATTAGGAAAAATCGCCATTTTTTAAATGAAAAATTAGGTGTCGATAAAAGTTTTGACGTTATTAAGCTTGATGTCACATATGCTGAACGTGATATGACATTTTATATGATTGACGGTTTTGTTAAAGATGACATTCTTCATTATTTAATGGAATTTTTGGCGAAGCAAAAGCGCGAAACATTAGAAAAACATACTCTTGAAAAATTGATTAAAACGTATATACCGTATGTTGAGATTGACACAACAGATGACTTAGAAAAAATTGTTGATTATGTTCTGGCAGGGCCTTCTGTTCTCATTGTGGATGGTTTAGAGTATGCAATCGTAATTGATGCTAGAACATACCCTGTTCGGGGACCAGAAGAGCCCGATATGGAAAGGGTTGTAAGAGGCTCTAGAGACGGTTTTGTGGAAACGATTGTTTTTAACACAGCGTTAACGCGGAGAAGGGTAAGAGATCCATCTTTACGAATGGAGTATATACAAGTAGGTAGAAGATCGAAGACTGACATTGTCGTTTGTTATATAGAGGATATTGCCGACAGACATCATGTTGAGGAAGTGAAAAAAGCTCTCGCTCGTATTGATACTGATGGGCTACCAATGGCTGAAAAGACAATTGAAGAATTTTTATCTGGAAGACATTGGAATCCTTATCCGCTTGTGAGATATACGGAACGCCCTGATACAGCTGCTGTACATTTGTTTGAAGGACATGTCATTATTTTTGTAGATGGTTCACCGAGTGCGCTTATTACTCCAACGACTTTTTGGCATCATTTGCAGCATATGGAGGAATATCGAAATAAACCATTTACAGGTGCCTATTTAAGATTTGTCCGTTTTATCGGAGTATTTGCATCCATTTTTCTTTTACCATTATGGTATTTACTTGCTGAAAACCGAGAAATGGTTCCGAACTTCATGGGATTTATCGGTACAAAAGAAGAGGGGTCCGTTCCGTTATTGCTGCAGTTTATCATCATTGAATTAGGCATTGATTTATTGCGAATGGCCGCGATTCATACTCCGTCATCCTTAGCAACTGCATTAGGATTAATAGCTGCATTGATGATCGGACAAGTAGCGGTAGAAGTTGGACTTTTATCAAATGAAGTCATTTTATATTTGTCAATGGCTGCAATTGGAACGTTTGCGACCCCAAGTTATGAGCTGAGTTTAGCTAATCGATTGACTCGTATGGGGCTTTTGTTAGCAGCTGGATGGCTTGGACTATTAGGTTATGTCATTGCTGCAACATTATGGCTCTTAATGTTAGCAAGATTAAAATCATTCCAAGTCCCTTATTTATGGCCATTCATTCCATTTAATTATCGTGCACTTCGTGATGTGTTTATCCGCTCACCAATTCCTTTAAAAAACCGAAGACCGCGGTTTCTCCATCCTCGAGACCCCGACCGTTAA
- a CDS encoding hypothetical protein (product_source=Hypo-rule applied; cath_funfam=2.30.29.30; superfamily=81698; transmembrane_helix_parts=Inside_1_12,TMhelix_13_35,Outside_36_293), which translates to MVMLKRKWKFFLFLSFVLAMTIYLSKLFSVRESIIFFPLSDQVFFTETYTTLSLIGKKNSEEYAIEWDVHSSTSEEIYLRQDISMLFADGILRDTLSEWEDNSQKLAQYVKVTGKDSSHYQAISFHYGEIHINEEAIHSVQKMSDDHLYVIHSSFSPLTSFRTPETREENEWKEILDHIQNQHLHYRWNSLMKHFQIDESQYYPIPFTELSSYNEKALNGLTFEQTQIVIGKLWEGLYKNYFLGLKQKDGSIEDPIGSSVPLILVAKDHSHLLVLIEGKSGYPYKLYQRISFE; encoded by the coding sequence ATGGTCATGTTGAAACGAAAATGGAAGTTTTTTTTATTCCTTTCATTCGTCCTTGCTATGACGATCTATTTATCTAAACTTTTTTCTGTTCGTGAAAGCATCATCTTTTTTCCTTTAAGCGATCAAGTGTTTTTTACCGAAACATATACAACGTTATCGTTGATCGGAAAAAAAAATTCAGAGGAATATGCTATTGAATGGGATGTTCATTCTTCAACGAGTGAAGAAATTTATTTACGACAAGATATTTCGATGTTATTTGCTGACGGTATTTTGAGGGATACATTGTCTGAATGGGAGGACAATAGTCAAAAACTCGCTCAATATGTGAAGGTAACTGGAAAAGACAGCAGCCATTATCAAGCCATTTCTTTTCATTACGGGGAAATTCATATAAATGAAGAAGCGATCCACAGTGTCCAAAAAATGAGTGATGACCACCTATATGTTATTCATTCATCGTTTAGTCCTTTAACCTCTTTTCGCACACCAGAAACAAGGGAGGAAAACGAATGGAAAGAAATATTGGATCATATTCAAAATCAACATCTGCACTATCGCTGGAATTCTCTCATGAAACATTTTCAGATTGATGAGTCTCAATATTATCCAATACCATTCACGGAATTATCGTCCTATAATGAAAAAGCACTAAATGGATTAACTTTTGAACAGACACAAATCGTGATCGGAAAATTGTGGGAAGGGCTATATAAAAATTATTTTCTCGGACTAAAACAAAAAGACGGATCGATTGAAGACCCTATTGGAAGCAGTGTACCGCTTATTTTAGTTGCAAAAGATCATTCTCATCTTCTTGTGCTTATTGAAGGGAAAAGCGGTTATCCTTATAAATTATATCAACGGATTAGTTTTGAATAA
- a CDS encoding glucokinase (product_source=KO:K00845; cath_funfam=3.30.420.40; cog=COG1940; ko=KO:K00845; pfam=PF00480; superfamily=53067; tigrfam=TIGR00744), giving the protein MTETYLVGVDLGGTTIKLAFINMNGVLIEKWEIPTNKKDNTIVEDIAKAIEEKAKSIGILKDQLAGIGMGAPGPVNLETGVVYQAVNLGWENYPLKEKLEQAIGLPAIIDNDANIAALGEMWKGAGQQAKDLICVTLGTGVGGGIIANGEVIHGVRGAGGEIGHITAVPEGGARCNCGKTGCLETIASATGIVRIAIEKMQKIETSILNDLYEQNGKLTAKDVFDAARKQDQAALEVIEEMSFHLGLALANLANGLNPAKIVIGGGVSRGADLFIENVTFYFNKFAFPAVAKGAEIRVATLGNDAGVIGGAWLVKSKIMNH; this is encoded by the coding sequence ATGACAGAAACATATCTTGTTGGGGTTGATCTCGGCGGAACAACGATTAAATTAGCGTTTATAAACATGAATGGAGTATTAATTGAAAAGTGGGAAATACCAACGAATAAAAAAGATAACACGATTGTGGAAGACATCGCCAAAGCCATTGAAGAAAAAGCAAAATCCATCGGAATTTTAAAAGACCAACTTGCTGGTATAGGAATGGGGGCTCCAGGACCTGTCAATCTTGAAACAGGTGTAGTTTATCAAGCGGTAAATTTAGGATGGGAAAATTATCCTTTGAAAGAAAAGCTTGAACAGGCAATAGGTTTGCCAGCAATTATTGATAACGATGCAAACATTGCCGCATTAGGGGAAATGTGGAAAGGAGCAGGACAACAGGCAAAAGATTTAATATGTGTTACGCTTGGCACAGGTGTTGGCGGCGGTATTATTGCAAACGGTGAAGTTATTCACGGTGTACGTGGTGCTGGAGGAGAAATTGGTCACATAACTGCTGTTCCTGAAGGAGGAGCCCGATGCAACTGTGGGAAAACAGGCTGCTTAGAAACGATTGCTTCTGCGACTGGTATTGTTCGCATCGCCATTGAAAAAATGCAAAAGATTGAAACAAGTATTTTAAATGATCTTTATGAACAAAACGGTAAACTTACCGCTAAAGATGTTTTTGATGCTGCAAGAAAACAAGATCAAGCAGCGCTTGAAGTCATTGAAGAAATGTCCTTTCATTTAGGACTTGCATTAGCAAATTTAGCAAATGGCTTAAATCCAGCGAAAATCGTCATCGGCGGAGGAGTTTCACGAGGTGCTGATTTATTTATAGAAAATGTGACATTTTATTTTAACAAATTTGCGTTTCCAGCCGTAGCAAAGGGTGCTGAAATACGAGTTGCCACACTCGGGAATGATGCGGGAGTTATTGGGGGCGCATGGCTTGTAAAATCGAAAATCATGAATCACTAG
- a CDS encoding rhomboid protease GluP (product_source=KO:K19225; cath_funfam=1.20.1540.10; cog=COG0705; ko=KO:K19225; pfam=PF01694; superfamily=144091; transmembrane_helix_parts=Inside_1_185,TMhelix_186_208,Outside_209_234,TMhelix_235_257,Inside_258_269,TMhelix_270_287,Outside_288_290,TMhelix_291_313,Inside_314_317,TMhelix_318_340,Outside_341_344,TMhelix_345_364,Inside_365_370,TMhelix_371_393,Outside_394_396), with amino-acid sequence MVIYQDYLFWRLIENLVIQKHFRLVNLSSDHHEVWLEPANRKDFQLIRLKRFDIDWSNWIAQDLDASLSTFESIRKQSYKPSLNILNVYISTYEPVDEWRHIVQRPLTKGRTALKTIFIDKEHKTEGIVSLEEALSVSFATLLNHLEFYHVDQMDYEQLNRIKHTVVTFANQQIRQEREIFERGKPFFTYIFLGVQMFMFLVLELFGGSTNTNTLIFFGAKVNELIYQGEWWRLITPIFLHIGFLHLLMNSFALYYIGTTVEKMYGSWRFLFIYLFAGIIGSFLSFVFSPAISAGASGSIFGLFGSLLLLGIMKPNLFFRTIGPNILIVIAINLALGFTIPNVDNAGHIGGLMGGFIAALIVQLPKMSRLFLRLVGVILSIGLVYGLFYYSFYLGS; translated from the coding sequence ATGGTTATTTATCAAGACTATCTTTTTTGGCGATTAATTGAAAATTTAGTCATTCAAAAACATTTTCGACTTGTCAATCTATCATCTGATCATCATGAAGTGTGGCTTGAGCCTGCCAATCGTAAAGATTTTCAGCTAATTCGTTTAAAACGCTTTGATATTGATTGGAGCAATTGGATTGCACAAGATCTAGACGCATCCTTATCAACATTTGAATCCATTCGCAAACAATCTTATAAGCCTAGTTTAAATATTTTAAATGTTTACATATCTACATATGAACCTGTTGATGAATGGCGCCATATAGTACAAAGGCCTTTAACGAAAGGACGCACGGCATTAAAAACGATTTTCATTGACAAGGAGCATAAGACGGAAGGAATAGTTTCTCTTGAAGAAGCGCTTTCCGTTTCATTTGCAACGTTATTGAATCATTTGGAATTTTATCATGTTGACCAAATGGATTATGAACAATTAAATAGGATTAAACATACTGTTGTTACATTTGCGAATCAACAAATTAGACAAGAACGGGAAATTTTTGAGAGGGGAAAGCCGTTTTTTACTTATATTTTTTTAGGGGTACAAATGTTTATGTTTTTAGTTCTCGAGCTGTTTGGGGGAAGTACCAATACGAACACCTTAATTTTTTTTGGTGCTAAAGTGAATGAACTCATCTATCAAGGTGAATGGTGGCGGCTTATCACTCCAATTTTTTTACATATAGGCTTTTTGCACTTATTAATGAATTCCTTTGCTTTGTATTATATTGGGACTACTGTTGAAAAGATGTACGGATCTTGGCGGTTTTTATTTATTTACCTATTTGCAGGTATTATTGGTTCATTTTTAAGTTTTGTTTTTAGTCCCGCCATTTCTGCTGGAGCCTCAGGATCCATTTTTGGATTGTTTGGTTCTTTATTGCTGCTAGGCATCATGAAGCCGAATTTGTTTTTTCGTACAATTGGACCGAATATCTTAATTGTGATCGCCATAAATTTAGCTCTGGGATTTACGATTCCAAATGTTGATAATGCAGGGCATATTGGTGGATTAATGGGCGGATTTATTGCCGCCTTAATTGTACAACTACCGAAAATGTCCCGTTTATTTTTACGACTTGTTGGAGTTATATTATCGATAGGGCTAGTGTATGGACTTTTTTACTATAGCTTTTATCTTGGGAGTTAA
- a CDS encoding acyl-CoA thioester hydrolase (product_source=KO:K07107; cath_funfam=3.10.129.10; cog=COG0824; ko=KO:K07107; pfam=PF13279; superfamily=54637; tigrfam=TIGR00051) produces MVHESYVKVRFCETDALGHVNNISYFIYLEEARINFFRDIGFQVDPKKWNFILASTKCDFVKQAYFNQKLCILTSVSHIGTKSFRLSSRVVDEETNQLIANGEAVVVYFDFQKQQSAAIPPQLKEELTKYMAT; encoded by the coding sequence GTGGTACATGAAAGCTACGTAAAAGTACGTTTTTGTGAAACAGACGCATTAGGGCACGTAAATAATATCAGTTACTTTATTTATTTAGAAGAAGCAAGAATCAATTTTTTTCGTGATATCGGCTTTCAGGTTGATCCTAAAAAATGGAATTTTATTTTAGCATCTACGAAATGTGATTTTGTAAAGCAGGCCTATTTTAATCAGAAGCTCTGTATTCTTACTTCAGTTTCGCATATTGGTACAAAAAGTTTTCGTCTTAGTTCTAGAGTCGTAGATGAGGAAACGAATCAACTAATTGCGAATGGAGAGGCGGTAGTTGTTTATTTTGATTTTCAAAAACAACAAAGTGCTGCAATCCCTCCTCAACTAAAAGAAGAGTTAACAAAATATATGGCTACCTAA
- a CDS encoding uncharacterized protein YqgQ (product_source=COG4483; cath_funfam=1.10.287.760; cog=COG4483; pfam=PF06014; superfamily=158379), whose protein sequence is MKTIYDIQQLLKQYGTIIYIGDRMADLELMEEEIKQLYESKLIEAKDYQMALLLLRQEMQREREKHLKNKG, encoded by the coding sequence TTGAAAACGATTTATGATATACAGCAGCTGTTAAAACAGTACGGGACGATTATTTATATCGGGGACAGAATGGCTGATTTGGAATTAATGGAAGAGGAAATCAAACAGCTATACGAATCAAAGTTGATTGAAGCGAAAGATTATCAGATGGCCCTGCTTTTGTTGAGACAAGAAATGCAGCGGGAACGGGAAAAACATTTGAAAAATAAAGGATGA